Proteins found in one Seonamhaeicola sp. S2-3 genomic segment:
- a CDS encoding nucleotidyl transferase AbiEii/AbiGii toxin family protein, translated as MSISNQTYKQLSIPYFKEVFDCIDKVMVKLNVPYYLIGASAIALEILKKGIKPSRGTKDIDFAIMIASLQEFETIVKELSNYGFNKVEAPWTLYNDKFNIVIDLLPFGEIEENFTINFNERYTDLHVLGFSEVLQNPETVQIEEKSVQIPSLSGMVILKLIAWSDRPEERDSDLYDILRIIEYYFDLNFDEIVEHHNDTFPEEEDLDQLKIAARVLGRKASQYLNVSEAIKSRILNTLNDNVSDAKNSAIAKQWVSKKEWDLEYAVQILEELKLGIIEKVN; from the coding sequence ATGAGTATATCCAACCAAACATATAAACAGCTTTCAATTCCCTATTTTAAAGAAGTTTTTGACTGTATTGATAAAGTAATGGTAAAACTAAACGTGCCTTATTATCTTATTGGTGCAAGTGCTATAGCTTTAGAGATTTTAAAGAAAGGAATAAAACCAAGTAGAGGTACAAAAGATATAGATTTTGCCATAATGATAGCTTCCCTACAAGAGTTTGAAACAATAGTAAAAGAATTGAGCAACTACGGCTTTAATAAAGTAGAAGCACCCTGGACACTCTACAACGATAAATTTAATATAGTCATAGATTTATTGCCTTTTGGAGAAATTGAAGAAAATTTCACAATCAATTTCAATGAACGTTATACCGATTTACACGTTTTAGGTTTTAGCGAGGTATTGCAAAATCCAGAAACTGTACAGATAGAAGAAAAGTCAGTACAAATCCCATCCTTATCAGGAATGGTTATTTTAAAACTAATTGCCTGGAGCGACAGACCTGAAGAACGCGATAGTGATTTATACGATATTTTAAGAATCATCGAATATTATTTTGACTTGAATTTTGATGAAATAGTAGAACATCACAACGACACCTTTCCTGAAGAGGAGGATTTAGATCAACTTAAAATAGCCGCAAGAGTTTTGGGCAGAAAAGCAAGTCAATATTTAAATGTATCTGAAGCAATTAAAAGCAGAATTTTAAACACATTAAACGATAATGTTTCGGATGCCAAAAATTCAGCAATTGCAAAACAATGGGTAAGTAAAAAAGAATGGGATTTAGAATATGCTGTTCAAATTTTGGAAGAGCTTAAACTTGGAATAATAGAAAAAGTAAATTAA
- a CDS encoding type IV toxin-antitoxin system AbiEi family antitoxin, whose translation MNEIDILNNAIHNLEKDIPIIWNWKNMDYNNDIGIDGELDLIINNQNILMVVEVKKDVKNHQLFNIIEYNNRFENFLLVAEKLYPKVKKELRENQVNYLEGNGNVYINKAGVFLYIDTNKTAKNQKEKGNRAFTKTGLKVVFHFLLHPQLINQTQREIADITNVALGNIPLIINGLLENNFILKLNKNEYVINNYQELLNKWITEFEQTLKPTIFKQRFRFQNENQDWRALQLNNEKTVWGGEPAGDIMTNHLRPENFTLYTNETTRDLMMNYRLLPDDEGNIWVYDKFWTMDFNNIAPAELVYTDLIINDDKRSKETAKLIFDEYIQPNI comes from the coding sequence ATGAATGAAATAGATATTTTAAATAATGCAATTCATAATTTAGAAAAGGACATTCCAATAATTTGGAACTGGAAAAATATGGATTACAATAATGATATTGGTATCGATGGAGAGTTAGACTTAATAATAAACAATCAAAATATTTTAATGGTTGTTGAAGTTAAGAAAGACGTTAAAAACCACCAGTTATTTAACATAATTGAATACAATAACAGGTTTGAAAACTTTTTGTTGGTAGCGGAAAAATTATATCCAAAGGTAAAGAAAGAACTGCGAGAAAATCAAGTAAATTATCTTGAGGGTAATGGTAATGTGTATATTAATAAAGCAGGTGTTTTCCTTTATATCGATACAAATAAAACTGCCAAAAATCAAAAAGAAAAAGGAAATCGAGCTTTTACAAAAACAGGGTTAAAAGTAGTATTTCACTTTTTATTGCATCCTCAACTTATAAACCAAACGCAACGAGAAATTGCTGATATTACCAATGTTGCGTTAGGTAATATTCCGTTGATTATAAATGGATTGTTGGAAAACAACTTCATCTTAAAACTAAATAAAAATGAATATGTGATTAACAATTATCAAGAGCTGTTAAACAAATGGATAACAGAATTTGAACAAACATTAAAACCCACAATATTCAAGCAACGATTCAGATTTCAAAATGAAAATCAAGACTGGAGAGCATTACAATTAAACAATGAAAAAACGGTTTGGGGAGGTGAACCTGCTGGAGATATTATGACCAACCATCTACGTCCGGAAAATTTCACTTTGTACACCAACGAAACCACAAGAGATTTAATGATGAATTATAGATTATTACCAGATGATGAGGGTAATATTTGGGTATATGATAAGTTTTGGACAATGGACTTTAATAATATAGCACCAGCAGAATTGGTCTATACCGATTTGATTATTAATGATGATAAAAGAAGCAAAGAAACAGCTAAATTAATTTTTGATGAGTATATCCAACCAAACATATAA